The window CCGCGACCATCTTCCATTCCTCCTTCGTGAACCCGTCCTCCATGAAGACGTCGATGTGAGGAATGACGTTGAAGGCGATCTGCTTCGGGAACTTGCCGACGCCCGGCTCCGGCGCCTGGTTCACGTAGATGCCCTTGGTCTGGTTCCAGAGCTCGTCCATGGCGTCCTTGCCGGCGCCGGAGACGGACTGGTAGGTCGAGACCACCACGCGCGTGATCGTCGCCGCGTCGTGCAGCGGCTTCAGCGCCACGACGAGCTGCGCGGTCGAGCAGTTCGGGTTCGCGATGATGCCCTTCTTGACGTAGCCGGCGACCGCGTCGGCGTTCACCTCCGGCACCACCAGCGGCACGTCAGGGTCCATGCGCCAGACCGACGAGTTGTCGATGACGATCGCGCCCTGCTTGGCGATCTTGGGCGACCACTCGCGCGACACCTCTCCGCCGGCCGACATCAGGCAGATGTCGATCCCGGTGAAGTCGAACTGCGCGAGATCCTTGCATTTCAGAGTTCGATCGCCGAACGACACTTCGGTCCCGAGGCTCCGGCGCGAGGCCAGCGCGACGATCTCGTCGACCGGGAACTCGCGCTCTTCGAGGATGTTCAGCATCTCGCGGCCCACGTTGCCCGTGGCGCCCACGACGGCGATCCGATAACCCATCTCCAACTCCATCGGCCCGGTTTCGACCGCGGCCGTCTTGCTGTCGTTCGCGGCGCGACGCCGCGCGATGTGAATGGCCCCGTTGGGCCGAGATTGCAAGAAATTCACGGAACGAGAGCCGGCGAAACGACGTTGCTTCGATGACCGGCGCGGCTCAGTCCCGGGACGCGGCGTTTCTCCCTCATGGAGGCTGCTATGCTTCGCATTGCGCATGGAACGGCCGCGTTCATCCTCGCGGCGGGCGTGGCGCTCGCCCCGCTTGCGGCGTCGGCCCAGACCCGCGACCGCGCGTCCTCGGACGGCGGCGTGACCATCACGGTCCGGAAAGCGCCGAGCTACCTCAACACGCGCACGGTCGCCCGCCCGATGACCGGCGCCGACTACCAGACCTCGGCGCTCTACCAGTCATCGACGCCGACCCGCGGCCCCGGCGGCTTCGAGCGCTGGCCGCTGCCGTCGACCTTCGACGTTCCCGGCTACTGACCGGCCGTCCCGCGGGAGGGCGCCCGTCCGGCGCTCTCCCGAGCCTCAGCGCGCCTCGTTGCGGCGCATGGGCATCTGGTCGACGAGATCGATCAGTTCGCTCGCGCCGACCGCCTTCAGGCCGCGGAACTTCTCGCCGCCGTCCTTGCCCACCAGCACCACCGCGAAGCCGTCGTCCTTCACGCCGTAAGCCGCCCGCAGCGAGTCCGCGTCGAGCGAGGCCGGAGCCCGCGCGCCGTCCAGCGTGCGCACGCCCTTCGGTCCGACGACGAACACGGTCATCTGCCGGTCGTCGAGTGCGGCCTGACTTTTGCGAAACCGCGCGATCTGCTCGTTCGTCCTCGGGTCGTCCGGAGCGCCGGAGAACACCAGGATGGGGCGGGCGCGCCCATGGTAGTCGTCGAGCGAAGCCGCGGCGAAGCTCGCGCCGGCGAACAGCGCCGAGGCGGCGAGCGCGAGGGGGATGAGCGTGTTCATCCCTCTGATGTCGGACGCCGAACGCGCGCGACAAGGGGCCTTCGCTCAAGCCCGCGCGCGCGGCGAACATGCGAAGAGTATGATGCGAGACACCGCCGACAATCCGGCGCCCGCTCGTGTCCCGGCCTTGAGCCGGGACCCAGACGCCCGCGGGCTGTAGATTAAGACACCCCGCCGTGGCGCCATCGCCGGGCACGCGGCGCTTCTGGGTCCCGGCTCAAGGCCGGGACACAAGCGCGGCGTTCCCGTCGTACAGCGACGCGGGCGACCCGCCGCCCTTCGGCGCCTTACGCCGCGAGCAGGGTCTCGAACTTCGCGACCACCGCCTGGCCCATCTCCGTCGTGCCGACGCGGGTCGCGCCGTCCGTGTAGATGTCGCCGGTGCGCAGGCCGTCGGCCAGCACCTCGGAGATCGCCTTGTCCAGCGTGTCGGCGAGATCGGGGCGGCCGAGCGAGTACTTCAGCGCCATGGCGACGCTCGCGAGCATGGCGAGCGGGTTCGCGACGCCCTTGCCCGCGATGTCGGGCGCGGAGCCGTGCACCGGCTCGTACATGGCGGCGCGCTTGCCGGTCACCGGGTCCTCGGCGCCGAGCGAGGCGGAGGGCAGCATGCCGAGCGAGCCGGTCAGCATCGAGGCGACGTCGGAGAGCAGATCACCGAACAGGTTGTCGGTGACGATGACGTCGAACTGCTTCGGCGCGCGCACCAGCTGCATGCCGAGCGCGTCGGCCAGCATGTGATCGAGCGTCACGTCCTCGAAGCCGTCCTTGTGGGTCGCGGTGACGACCTCGTTCCACAGCAGGCCGGACTTCATGACGTTGCGCTTCTCGGCCGAGGTCACGCGGTTGCGGCGGACGCGGGCGAGGTCGAAGGCGACCCGGGCGATGCGGTCGATCTCGTAGGTGTCGTAGACCTGCGTGTCGATCGCGCGCTTCTGGCCATTGCCGAGGTCGGTGATGGTCTTGGGCTCGCCGAAGTAGACGCCGCCGGTGAGCTCACGGACGATCATGATGTCGAGGCCCTCGACCAGCTCGGGCTTCAGCGAGGACGAAGCCGCGAGCGCGGGGTAGCAGATCGCCGGGCGCAGGTTCGCGAACAGCATCAGCTCCTTGCGCAGCCGCAGCAGGCCGGCCTCGGGGCGCGCGTCATAAGGCACGCCGTCCCACTGCGGTCCGCCGACCGCGCCGAACAGGATCGCGTCGGCGGCGTGCGCCTTCGCCATCGCGCCGTCGGAGATCGCGACCTGGTGCGCGTCGTAGGCCGCGCCGCCGACGAGGTCTTCCTCGATCTCGAAGGAGAGCAGGCCCTTCTGCTCGATGAAGGCGAGCAGCCGGCGAACCTCGCCCATGACCTCCGGGCCGATGCCGTCGCCGGGGAGCAGCAGGAGCTTGTGGGCGGCCATGGGTCGTTCCTCGCGTGACGTTGCTTTTGCGGGGGTCTTTAGGCGGCCGAACGGGGCCTTGGCAAGGGAGCTTGCGCGGTCAGGCATGCCAGAGCGGATGGCTAAGCGGGCTGGAGCTCGAACCGGGCAGGACAAGGCGCGGGGCGTCCGTCCCCCGGAAGGTGAGGGTGGACGGGCGAAGCCTGGCCGGGTGGGGTGGATTCAAGACCGAGCGCGACGGTCGCGAGACGCTCGACGCCCAAGGACCCCACCCGACCTCGGCTGCGCCGAGGCCACCCTCCCCAAGCTTCGCTTGAGGAGGGATCCCCGCGCTCTTGTCCGCGGGGTCGGACGGTCGCCACTTCGTAGTACGACGATGCGCGCCGCCCCTAAATCTCAGAGAAACCGCCCGCCCCGCTCCAGCACCTCGATCTTGTAGCCGTCGGGATCAGTCACGAAGAAGAACCGCGCCAAGGGCTTTCCGTCGCGATCGAACTGCTTGAGCGCGCCGGGCTTCAGCCCGGCGGCCTCGAACCGGGCGTGCTCGGCGGCGAGGTCCTCCACGGAGACGGCGAGGTGGCCGTAGCCGTCGCCGAGATCGTAGGGGGCGGCGCGGTCGCCGTTGACGGTCAGCTCCAGCTCGAAGCCGGTCTCGGGGTTCGACAGGTAGATCAGCGTGAAGCCGTCGAAGGGGTAGCGGTCCGCCACCTTCAGGCCGAACGCCGCGTCGTAGAACGCAACCGAGCGCTCCTCCTCGAGCACCCGGATCATGGAGTGGATCGCCTTGGCCATTCTGGTGTCCTCGCGCTGGATAAGGGCGGAGACACCAGAACGCGACGGGTCGGCGCAGGTCAAAAGAAAAGGCCCCGGCGTCGCCGCCGGGGCCTCGTTTCGTCCGTGCATCCGGCCGAGGTCGGAAGCGTCAGGTCACTCGCGGTTGCCGAAGAGCGACAGCAGCATCGTGAACAGGTTGATGAAGTTCAGGTACAGCGACAGGGCGCCCATGATGGCCTTGCGGCCCATGATCGTGCCGTCGTCGCCCGCGTAGTACTCTTCCTTCAGGCGCTGCGTGTCGTAGGCGGTGAGGCCGGAGAAGATCAGCACGCCGGCGACCGAGACGACGAACTGCACCAGCGACGAGCCGAGGAAGATGTTCACCAGGCTCGCGATGACGATGCCGATGAGGCCCATCATCAGGAAGGTGCCCATCCCCGAGAGGCTGCGCTTGGTGGTGTAGCCCCAGAGGCTGAGCGCGCCGAAGGCGGCCGCCGTGATGAAGAACACCCGGCCGATCGAGGCGCCGGTGTAGACGAGGAAGATCGACGACAGCGACAGGCCCATCAGGCCCGCGAAGACGTAGAACGCGATCTGCGCCGTCGACACGCTCATGGTGTGCAGGCGGGCCGACAGGAAGAACACCATGCCGAGCGGGGCGAGCATCACCACCCACTTGAGCGGGCTGGTGAAGAGCATGTAGCCGAACGAGGTCAGGTACATGCCGCCGCGCAGGGCGTATTCGGTCGGGGTCGAGCTCACCGCCATCATGAAGGCGCCGATGGCGACGAAGCCGGTGATGGCCAGGCCGAGCGACATGTAGTTGTAGACGCTCAGCATATAGGACCGCAGGCCCTGATCGACCGACGCCGCCGGAACGGAGGCGCCGCCGAAGCCGGTGCGGCCATAAACGTTGCGTTGGGT is drawn from Methylopila sp. 73B and contains these coding sequences:
- the leuB gene encoding 3-isopropylmalate dehydrogenase, whose product is MAAHKLLLLPGDGIGPEVMGEVRRLLAFIEQKGLLSFEIEEDLVGGAAYDAHQVAISDGAMAKAHAADAILFGAVGGPQWDGVPYDARPEAGLLRLRKELMLFANLRPAICYPALAASSSLKPELVEGLDIMIVRELTGGVYFGEPKTITDLGNGQKRAIDTQVYDTYEIDRIARVAFDLARVRRNRVTSAEKRNVMKSGLLWNEVVTATHKDGFEDVTLDHMLADALGMQLVRAPKQFDVIVTDNLFGDLLSDVASMLTGSLGMLPSASLGAEDPVTGKRAAMYEPVHGSAPDIAGKGVANPLAMLASVAMALKYSLGRPDLADTLDKAISEVLADGLRTGDIYTDGATRVGTTEMGQAVVAKFETLLAA
- a CDS encoding VOC family protein, with translation MAKAIHSMIRVLEEERSVAFYDAAFGLKVADRYPFDGFTLIYLSNPETGFELELTVNGDRAAPYDLGDGYGHLAVSVEDLAAEHARFEAAGLKPGALKQFDRDGKPLARFFFVTDPDGYKIEVLERGGRFL
- a CDS encoding Bax inhibitor-1/YccA family protein, whose product is MPDTQRNVYGRTGFGGASVPAASVDQGLRSYMLSVYNYMSLGLAITGFVAIGAFMMAVSSTPTEYALRGGMYLTSFGYMLFTSPLKWVVMLAPLGMVFFLSARLHTMSVSTAQIAFYVFAGLMGLSLSSIFLVYTGASIGRVFFITAAAFGALSLWGYTTKRSLSGMGTFLMMGLIGIVIASLVNIFLGSSLVQFVVSVAGVLIFSGLTAYDTQRLKEEYYAGDDGTIMGRKAIMGALSLYLNFINLFTMLLSLFGNRE
- a CDS encoding aspartate-semialdehyde dehydrogenase, whose translation is MGYRIAVVGATGNVGREMLNILEEREFPVDEIVALASRRSLGTEVSFGDRTLKCKDLAQFDFTGIDICLMSAGGEVSREWSPKIAKQGAIVIDNSSVWRMDPDVPLVVPEVNADAVAGYVKKGIIANPNCSTAQLVVALKPLHDAATITRVVVSTYQSVSGAGKDAMDELWNQTKGIYVNQAPEPGVGKFPKQIAFNVIPHIDVFMEDGFTKEEWKMVAETKKILDPKIKLTATAVRVPVFVGHSESVNIEFEKPLSAEEARDILREAPGILVVDKREPGGYVTPVECVGDFATFVSRIRVDPTVDNGLAMWIVSDNLRKGAALNAVQIAESLANRGLLKKAA
- a CDS encoding DUF4174 domain-containing protein, coding for MNTLIPLALAASALFAGASFAAASLDDYHGRARPILVFSGAPDDPRTNEQIARFRKSQAALDDRQMTVFVVGPKGVRTLDGARAPASLDADSLRAAYGVKDDGFAVVLVGKDGGEKFRGLKAVGASELIDLVDQMPMRRNEAR